One window of Chionomys nivalis chromosome 18, mChiNiv1.1, whole genome shotgun sequence genomic DNA carries:
- the Ddit4l gene encoding DNA damage-inducible transcript 4-like protein, translated as MVATGSLSSKNPASISELLDGGYHPGSLLSDFDYWDYVVPEPNLNEVVFEETTCQNLVKMLENCLSKSKQTKLGCSKVLVPEKLTQRIAQDVLRLSSTEPCGLRGCVMHVNLEIENVCKKLDRIVCDASVVPTFELTLVFKQENCSWTSLRDFFFSRGRFSTGLRRTLILSSGFRLVKKKLYSLIGTTVIEEC; from the exons ATGGTTGCAACGGGCAGTTTGAGCAGTAAGAACCCGGCCAGCATTTCAGAGTTGCTGGACGGTGGCTATCACCCTGGGAGTCTGCTAAGTG ATTTTGACTACTGGGATTATGTTGTCCCTGAGCCCAACCTCAACGAGGTGGTATTTGAAGAGACCACATGCCAGAATTTGGTTAAGATGTTGGAAAACTGTCTATCCAAATCAAAGCAAACCAAACTGGGTTGCTCCAAGGTCTTGGTCCCTGAGAAACTGACCCAGAGAATTGCTCAAGATGTCCTGAGGCTCTCCTCTACGGAGCCTTGCGGCCTTCGGGGTTGTGTGATGCACGTGAACTTGGAAATTGAAAATGTGTGTAAAAAGCTCGATCGGATCGTGTGTGATGCTAGCGTGGTGCCCACCTTCGAGCTGACACTCGTGTTCAAGCAGGAGAACTGCTCGTGGACCAGCCTCAGGGACTTCTTCTTTAGCAGAGGTCGCTTCTCAACGGGCCTTAGGCGAACTCTGATCCTAAGCTCAGGATTTCGGCTCGTTAAGAAAAAACTGTACTCTCTGATTGGAACAACGGTCATTGAAGAGTGCTAA